The following are from one region of the Halogeometricum sp. S3BR5-2 genome:
- a CDS encoding signal peptidase I gives MTPHTDTAKTAALVLFALAVLPFVLYAVPQLAGASHSYVVLSDSMSPAIDAGDVVFVADRPVAEIGEGDVITFESVDLAAGSGSSLVTHRVAAVVEDGGERAFRTKGDANEEADPELVPADDVVGAVSFHLPYVGYVVAFAGTRLGSLLFLVVPAVLLGGSELYDLYRAAETEESA, from the coding sequence ATGACACCTCATACCGATACCGCCAAGACGGCCGCCCTGGTGCTGTTCGCACTCGCCGTCCTCCCGTTCGTCCTCTACGCCGTGCCGCAACTGGCCGGCGCGAGTCACAGTTACGTCGTCCTCTCGGACAGCATGTCTCCCGCCATCGACGCGGGGGACGTCGTGTTCGTGGCCGACCGTCCGGTCGCCGAAATCGGCGAAGGAGACGTGATAACGTTCGAGAGCGTGGACCTCGCCGCCGGGAGCGGTTCGTCGCTCGTGACGCACCGCGTCGCCGCCGTCGTCGAAGACGGGGGCGAACGCGCCTTCCGGACGAAGGGCGACGCCAACGAGGAGGCGGACCCCGAACTAGTCCCCGCCGACGACGTCGTGGGCGCGGTCTCGTTCCACCTCCCGTACGTCGGGTACGTCGTCGCGTTCGCCGGAACGAGGCTCGGTTCGCTGCTGTTCCTCGTCGTGCCGGCGGTCCTCCTCGGCGGGAGCGAACTGTACGACCTCTACAGGGCCGCGGAAACCGAGGAGAGCGCGTGA